Below is a genomic region from Streptomyces roseoviridis.
CCTGACCCGCTCGATCACCGTCGACGCCTCCGGTGAGGTGGCCGAGCTGAAGGACAACATCAACGCGATGGTCGGCTCCCTGCGGGAGACGACGCGGGCCAACCAGGAACAGGACTGGCTGAAGTCCAGCCTCGCCCTGATCTCCGGCCTGATGCAGGGCCACCGTGACCTGGCCGTCGTCGCCGAGCTCGTGATGGACAGACTCACGCCGCTGGTCTCGGCCCAGTACGGAGCCTTCTACCTGGCCGAGGACACCCCGGACGGCACCGAACTGCGACTCGTCGGCTCCTACGGCCGCCCCACCGACATCACCGGCCACGACCGCTTCAAGCTGGGGGAGTCCCTGGTCGGCCAGGCCGCCCGCAGCCGGCGCACCATCGCCGTGGACGGAGTCCCCGCCGACTACATCGGCATCTCCTGCGGTCTGGGCCGCACCGCACCCGGCAGCCTGATCGTGCTGCCCATCGTGGTGGACGACCAGGTCCTCGGCGTCATCGAACTGGGCTCCTTCACCGCGTTCACGCCCGTCCACCGGGACTTCCTCGAACAGCTCATGGAAACGGTGGGCGTCAACGTCAACACCATCGTCGCCAACGCCCGCACCGACGAACTGCTCGACGAGTCCCAGCGGCTGGCCCTCGAACTCCAGGCCCGCTCCGAGGAACTCCAGGTCCAGAAGCAGGAACTGCAGCGCTCCAACGCCGAGCTGGAGGAGAAGGCGGCGCTGCTCGCGGCCCAGAACAGCGACATCGAGGGCAAGAACCTGGAGATCGAACAGGCGCGGCAGGAACTCGAGGACCGTGCCCAGCAGCTCTCGCTGGCCTCGAAGTACAAGTCGGAGTTCCTCGCCAACATGAGCCACGAGCTGCGCACGCCGCTCAACAGCCTGCTCATCCTCGCCCAGCTGCTCGCCCAGAACCCGACCCGCAACCTCACCGCCAAGCAGGTCGAGTACGCCGGCATCATCCACTCGGCCGGCTCCGACCTGCTGCAGCTGATCAACGACATCCTCGACCTGTCCAAGGTCGAGGCCGGCAAGATGGACATCAACCCCGAGCGCGTCGCCCTGCGGCAGCTGCTGGACTACGTCGAGGCCACCTTCCGGCCCATGACCACCCAGAAGAGCCTGGACTTCACGATCACCACCGCCCCCGGCGTCCCCGTGGACCTGGTCACCGACGACTCCCGGCTGCGGCAGGTCCTGCGGAACCTGATCTCCAACGCGGTCAAGTTCACCGAAGAGGGCAGCGTGGAGCTGCGCATCGAGCGAGCCGCCGAAGCGACCTTGCCCGCCCCGGTCCACCGCGACGGCCCCGTGCTGGCGTTCCGCGTCAAGGACACCGGCATCGGCATCGCCGAGCAGCACCTGGAGGCCATCTTCGGCGCCTTCCAGCAGGCGGACGGCACCACGAGCCGCAAGTACGGCGGTACGGGTCTCGGGCTGTCCATCAGCCGGGAGATCGCGCACCTGCTCGGCGGCGCGCTGACCGCGGAGAGCACCCCCGGCCAGGGCAGCACCTTCACCCTCTACCTGCCCTGCACCCGCCCCGGGTTCCCCCGCGAGACCGACTCGGCCGCGCCCGAGGACACCGGCACGGCGGACGCCCCCGAGGCGGACGCGTCGTCCGACAGCCGCCGGCCCGTCCGTGCGGAGATCGAACCGCGCAAGCCCCGCCGACTGCTCGTGATCGAGGAGCGGCCGCGCGGCCTGCTCTCCCTCGTCGCCGAAAGCGCCGTCGCCGAGCTGACCGGCGGCCACGACCGCGACCCCATCGAACTCGTGGCCGTCGTCGGACCCCAGGAAGCCGCCGGGGCCCTGGCGACCGCACCCGTTCACTGCGTGGTGCTCGAACTCGACAGCGCCGACGGCGAGGCCATGCACTTCCTCGACGCGATGTACGGCGATGCCGCGCTGCGCAGCGTCCCCGTCCTCGCCCACAACAACCGACGCCTCGACGCGGCGTTCGAGTCGGTCCTGCAGGACCGGGCCCGTCAGCGTCCGCTGGAACTGCTGTCCAGCCTGGACGAGCTGCGCGAACGGATCGCCCTGTACCTCTCCGCCGAACAGCCGGGTGACGTCGTGCCCCTGGTCCGCATCGAGGAGGCGCGTCCACAGACCTCCCCGGCCGTGGATGACTCCTTGCACGGCAGGACCGTCCTCGTCGTCGACGACGACGCCCGCAACCTCTACGCGCTCACCGGCATCCTGGAACTGCACGGCATCCAGGTCCTCCACGCGGAGAACGGCCGCAAGGCCATCGAGGCACTCGCCGGCCACCCGGACATCGACCTCATCCTCATGGACGTGATGATGCCGGAGATGGACGGTTACACGGCCACCGCCGAGATCCGGCAGATGCCCGACCACGCCGACCTGCCGATCATCACCGTCACCGCCAAGGCCATGCCGGGCGACCGCGAGAAGAGCCTTGCCTCGGGCGCGAGTGACTACGTCACCAAGCCCGTCGACGCCAACGACCTCATCGCCTGTGTCCGCCGCTGGCTCAACCCGCAGCAGGACGCGCAGGTGATGGCGTGACCGGCTGGGAGAACGTCACGGGTGAGGAAAGCTCCACCGGGGTGGCAGCGGACCCCGGCGGCGCGCGATCCGCGGACGGAACGGACCGTACGGCGGACTCGTTCGACGCCGCCGGAGCCGGAGCCGGAGCCGGAGCCGGAGCCGGAGCCGGAGCCGGAGCCGGAGCCGGGGCCGAAACCCGGGCCGTCGGCGTGGCGACGTCGTCCGGGGGGAGGCAGGCGTCCACGGTCGGCCGTCTGGCGGCCACGGTGGAACGCCTGCGCGCGGAGGTCCGTGCGGCGCACGCCGCCGCCGAGGGCCGGGCCCTGATCGAGCTCGCCAAGGGCGTGATGATCGAGCGACTCGGCTGCGGGCCGGCGCACGCCGCGCGGCAGCTGACCGAACTGGCGCGTCAGGCCGGTGTGTCCCCGCTCGAACTGGCCGCCGACATCGTCAACCAGGCCGCTCGCGACCAGGTCGCCGCGGTC
It encodes:
- a CDS encoding hybrid sensor histidine kinase/response regulator; its protein translation is MAETTVDNTRVPRTRARGAGKVGEPELRQLLAGLTAVRDGDFGTRLPDDADGLLGEIATVFNGMVDQLALFTSEVTRVAREVGTEGTLGGQAEVPGVSGTWADLTDSVNAMAGNLTTQVRDIAQVATAVARGDLSQKIDVDARGEILELKKTINTMVDQLSAFADEVTRVAREVGTEGNLGGQADVKGVSGTWRDLTDSVNFMAGNLTAQVRNIAQVTTAVAQGDLSQKITVTARGEILELKETINTMVDQLSSFADEVTRMAREVGTEGILGGQADVKGVSGTWRDLTDSVNFMAGNLTAQVRSIAQVATAVAQGDLSQKITVTARGEILELKETINTMVDQLSAFADEVTRVAREVGTEGNLGGQATVRGASGTWKDLTDNVNVMASNLTGQVRSIAQVATAVARGDLSRKITVEAKGEVAALAAVINTMVDTLSAFADEVTRVAREVGTEGRLGGQARVPNVAGTWKDLTDNVNSMANNLTGQVRNIALVTTAVANGDLSKKIDVDARGEILELKTTINTMVDQLSSFAAEVTRVAREVGSEGRLGGQAEVEGVSGTWKRLTENVNELAGNLTRQVRAIAEVASAVAEGDLTRSITVDASGEVAELKDNINAMVGSLRETTRANQEQDWLKSSLALISGLMQGHRDLAVVAELVMDRLTPLVSAQYGAFYLAEDTPDGTELRLVGSYGRPTDITGHDRFKLGESLVGQAARSRRTIAVDGVPADYIGISCGLGRTAPGSLIVLPIVVDDQVLGVIELGSFTAFTPVHRDFLEQLMETVGVNVNTIVANARTDELLDESQRLALELQARSEELQVQKQELQRSNAELEEKAALLAAQNSDIEGKNLEIEQARQELEDRAQQLSLASKYKSEFLANMSHELRTPLNSLLILAQLLAQNPTRNLTAKQVEYAGIIHSAGSDLLQLINDILDLSKVEAGKMDINPERVALRQLLDYVEATFRPMTTQKSLDFTITTAPGVPVDLVTDDSRLRQVLRNLISNAVKFTEEGSVELRIERAAEATLPAPVHRDGPVLAFRVKDTGIGIAEQHLEAIFGAFQQADGTTSRKYGGTGLGLSISREIAHLLGGALTAESTPGQGSTFTLYLPCTRPGFPRETDSAAPEDTGTADAPEADASSDSRRPVRAEIEPRKPRRLLVIEERPRGLLSLVAESAVAELTGGHDRDPIELVAVVGPQEAAGALATAPVHCVVLELDSADGEAMHFLDAMYGDAALRSVPVLAHNNRRLDAAFESVLQDRARQRPLELLSSLDELRERIALYLSAEQPGDVVPLVRIEEARPQTSPAVDDSLHGRTVLVVDDDARNLYALTGILELHGIQVLHAENGRKAIEALAGHPDIDLILMDVMMPEMDGYTATAEIRQMPDHADLPIITVTAKAMPGDREKSLASGASDYVTKPVDANDLIACVRRWLNPQQDAQVMA